DNA sequence from the Gammaproteobacteria bacterium genome:
GGCCGAAGGTTTCCCGCTGGTTACTACTAAAAAATGTCATCTTCGTTCAATTATCCATGAATTATTGTGGTTTTTAAATGGCGATACCAACATTGCTTATTTGACTGAGCACGGGGTTAAAATCTGGGATGAATGGGCCGATGATAACGGCGACTTAGGGCCTGTTTATGGCAAACAATGGCGCAGTTGGCCGACTCCCGATGGCCAACATATCGATCAGATTAGTGAGTTGGTTAAGTTATTAATCGATGATCCTGATTCTCGCAGAATGATTGTGTGTGCCTGGAATGTCGGCGAGCTTAATCAAATGGCATTGTCACCGTGTCACTGCTTGTTCCAATTCTATGTAGCTGACGGTAAATTGTCGTGTCAGTTATACCAGCGCAGCTGTGATGTGTTCCTTGGTTTACCTTTTAATATTGCTAGTTACGCGTTATTAACCCATATGTTAGCTCAGCAGGCCGGTTTAGAAGTTGGTGAATTTATTTGGACTGGTGGCGATACCCATTTGTATAGTAATCATATGGAGCAAGTTGACCTTCAGCTGTCACGAGAGCCTCGCGCCTTACCAACGTTAACGATCAATCGTAAACCGGATTCGATTTTTGATTACAAGTTTGAAGACTTTGAGATTAGTGGTTACGATCCTTATCCGCACATTAAAGCCCCCGTTGCGATTTAATTGTCGCTGGCAATAGAGAGAGAAAAAATGTCGTTAGAAAAGCCGAGATTAAGATGGGCATGCCGCCGTGGCATGTTAGAGCTAGATGTTCTTTTTATGCCGTTTGTGGAAGATGCTTGGGATGAGTTAAGCACCAACGACAAGCAAACATTTGAGCGCTTGCTCGAATGTGAAGATCCCGATTTATTTGCTTGGGCGATGGGCCATCAAAAAAGCGACGATCCAGTCTTGCAAGCGATGATGATGTTTATTGTTAATCGCGTTAAAGTCTAAAAACCATAAAGCAGCTCTGTATGATCCCATCATGAGAGCTGCTTTATTGCATCCGAGTTAATAATTTCCTCAATCAATTGTGAAGTTAGCGACCCTTAGTCCAGTGCTTTAATTGATGGTCGTTGAGCTATCTGTTCAAACCAACGCTGTAAATTAGGTAACGAATCATCGAGTTCAATCTTAAGCAGTTTGATGAATCTGATCATCGAAAAGGCCGTAATATCAGCAATGGAAAAGTTATCACCTGCTAGGTAGCGACTATTAGCAAGTCGTTGGTCTAAAGTCGGCAAGAACTCCACTAAGCGCAAGCGCGATTCTACGCCCCACGCCTCAACAATATTTTCTCGGTCTTTAAACAAGCCTGTAATATTACGAAAAGCTTGCATAGCAGGTACTAGGCCTTGAAACTCAACAACTCGCTGCCACATTTCTACTTGAGCCTGTTCTAACGCTGTATCGCCAAACAAAGGGTTTCCACTGTACTTTCAAGATAGCGGCAAATGGCGACTGACTCACAAAGAGTGGTGCCGTCGTCTAATTCCAGTAATGGAATTTTACCATTAACCGATTTTTTCTTAAATTCGACACTTAAGTTTTCACCACCTCGGGTATCGACATGAACCCGCTCGATCTCGAGATTTAGTTCAGCAATAAAGATCCGAACTCTAACGGCATTGGGTGCTGGTGCAAATTCATATAGTTTCATTTTGGTCTCCTTTTTACTTAACTAAACGATCGTTTAGGTTATAATTTATAAATTACTAACTAATCAGTCAAGAATTAATTTTACCGAGGTAGTATGGCAAGGCACTTAAATTTTGATCGGCAGCAAACATTAATTGCGGCAATGGAATTGTTTTGGCGCCAAGGTTATGCCCAAACTTCGATCGCTGATTTGGTCAATCATCTCGGGATTAACCGCTTTAGTTTGTATAATACTTATGGCGACAAATTAGCCTTATACCGCCAAGCGCTGACTTGTTATCTCGAAACAGTGTCGAGGCCCTCGATTAGTCAGTTGTTGGAACAACAAGCTGGTAGCGAACAATTAATTAGCTTTATTAAAAAATTTATCGCTGCTAAACGGCACAACGTTAATGGCTGTTTTATTCAAAATGCGGTCTTAGAGTGCGGCTTAACCGACGAGGTGGTGTTAGCCCATGCTAGCAATTTGTTTGCGTTATTAGAGCAAGCCTTTAGTCAGTTAATAACGCATGCGATTGTTAAAGGCGAGATGACCGATGATATTGAGCCAGCGAAGGTTAGTCGATTTTTAGTGATGCAATTACAGGGAATTATTGCGTTAAGTAAAGCGCAGCAATTTAACATTGTCGACGACAGTGCCGAGGTATTGTTCGATTTTATTAATAGTTTAAAGCACAGGTAATAATTTAATGTATATCTTGTATTTCGGTGGCCAGAAAAGTGGTAAAAGTGCGTTGGCTGAGGCCAAAGCTATTGAGTTGGCGACGACTAAACCCGTGTATTTGGCAACTTATGATAACTCATATAACGACGTAGCAATGCAACAGCGCATTGACGACCATATTGACCAGCGCCGTGAGTATTTTGAGACGATAGAGCAGCCTCGGGATTTACCGCAGGTGATAGAGCCGGGCAAGACGTATTTAATTGATTGTGTCTCAATGTGGATATTTAATAATATTGAGCGCTCGCAAGAGCTGTTAATAGCAGAACTTGAACAGCTCTTTACACTCGACGCCAATATTGTTTTTGTCTTAAATGATGTTGGCAGTGGGGTGATCCCTGCTGATAAGTTATCGCGAAGATTTGTCGACTTATCGGGGATGCTCGGTCAATTTATTGCAAAAAATTGTGATGAAGTATTTGAAGTTAAATATGGGTTGCCCCGGCAGTTTAAATAACGGAGCGGCCTTGGAGACCGTTCCATTATGAACAAAGAATGAAGAGGCGAAGTTTAAACTTAAGCGTTAGCCAGTTTTAGCCAAGCTTTTTTCTGCAACTTAATCGCGCTGTTAAGCTCTTTAAGTTGATTGTTGATAGTCATGTGATCATATTCTTTGAGCAGTAAGCTTTTTTGATCTTCAAATAACTTTTTCTTTAATTGATAAAACTGATTCACTTTTAGGACCAGCTGCTCGTATTCCTGCTGTAATTTTAGCTTTAGCTCTTCAACGTTATGGTGCTGAGCTAAGCGCTGTTGGCTGCGCTGTAAGATCATGGCCAATTTCGCTTGTTCTATTTTTTGCGGTGGCGTAATACGTAACTTTGTGGCTAATCCGGCCCACGCTAATAGGCTGATTAACCATTTAGTTGGATCGTAATGGTACCACTTGATGCCATTGCGGTAGTCTGACTCAAAAATATGATGGAAGTTATGGTAACCCTCACCATGGGTGAATATCGCTAATAACCAATTGTCTTTGGCGGTATTTTTATCGGTGTAGGGTTGGTCACCCCACATATGAGCCCACGAGTTAATAAAGAACGTAAAGTGATGGCTGCAAACTAAACGAGCAAAGCCAACCGCAATAATACTGGCGACCATCTGGCCGCTTAACCAACCGATAAGTACAGTGAAGCCAACATTAGTAGCGAGGGTTAAAACCAGATAATACTTGTGTTGCCACATCACAATAGGATCTTTTTGCAAGTCACGCACGTTGCTGTAATCATCATAGGTGGCGATATCGTAATTTCTTAACATCCAGCCAATGTGTGAATACCAAAATCCTCGTTTAGCACTGTAAGGGTCTTTTTCATTATGATCTACAAATTTGTGGTGGGTTCTGTGGTCACTGCTCCAATGCAGCGCGGAGTTTTGCAGAGCAAAGGCACCGCCAATTGCAAAGAATAACCTGACACTCCAATGTGCTTGGTAGGTTCGGTGAGACCATAATCTGTGATAACCTGCGGTGATAGACATCCCGCAAAAAAATAAACTTAATACCGCAGCTACAATAATTGTGGCTTCAAAACCATAACTTAATTGATACCAAGGGATCAGCAATAATGTCGCGGCCAACGTCGTTGAAAATAGAATTACGTTGCCCCAAAGAAGAGGTGGTTTTGTCATGGTCGATCCAGTTTCTTAATAATAGCGTACAAGTGTACGCTTAAATGGTGGCTCACTTCAAGTTTTAGCTGTTGTGGGCATTATTGTCTCGATTTTATCTAAAATGCAGTTGTTTGGGTCGGCCTTGCATATTATTCTAGCGACAAGAATTTAACGGTATATGGTAATAGTTGATGGGAATACGAGCTCAACAAAAAGAAAGAACCCGCCGCTCATTGGTTGATGCTGCGTTTAATCAGCTATCTGCAGAGCATGGTTTTTCCAATTTAAGTTTACGGGAAGTTGCACGAGAAGCGGGCATTGCACCAACTTCATTTTATCGCCACTTTAAAGACATGAATGAGCTTGGTTTGACCCTAGTCGATGAGGGGGGGCTGATGCTGCGCCAACTAATGCGCAAGGCACGGCAACGGATCCGCAAGGGCGGCAGCGTCATTCGAATTTCAACCGAAACATTTATGGAGTTTGTTGAACAAAGTCCAAACGTTTTTAGGCTACTATTGCAGGAACGTTCTGGTAATTCAGCAGCATTCCGCCAAGCGGTTAATCGTGAAATACGCCATTTTGTCGAAGAATTAACAGATTATTTGGTCCAAAATACCGAACTAGATAAAACATTAGCTACTATTCAATGTGAAGCTATGTTAATTATTGTATTTAATGCTGGGGCTGAAGCGCTCGATATGACGCTAGAAGCGCGTGAAGGATTAGCCGAGCGAGTAATTACCCAATTGAATATGATCGCAATTGGTTCATTTCAAATGTCTACAAGCAACCTTACTGACGATAATATGGAGAGTTAATTCATGGCCACAATGTCACTACAAGAAAACAAAGTGTTAATTTTTTCACTGCTGGCTGGAGCAAGCGCAAATGCAACTTTAGCCGGTTTAACCTTAGAACAAGTTTCTTTTTCTATTTTCCCAATAGTGGCCTGTATTTTGGCTTTTTATTGCATGCTTGATGAATATCAGTCGCGGGCGCTTGATGGGGATATCCCGGTATTAACGGGTGCGAGTTTCTTAGTAGGAGCCTTGGGCTATTCAGTCTTTATCCGGGTTGCCTTTCCCGAAATAGGCAATAACTTCTTACCGCTGATGGTGTGCATGGCGATTATTTTTTATATGTTTCATAAAATGGGGCTATTTAGTAAATAACCCCATTTAATATGAAAAATCTACTTTTTGGTCAGGTAAACCCCAGACTCCATGTGATGGGTATATGGGAACTGATCAAATAGCGCAAACCTTTCGATGTGATGGGTTTGTGCTAGGGTGCTTAAGTTGTCTGCCAGCGTATCCGGGTTACATGAAATATAAATAATATTTTCATATCCTTGAATCATTTTTAAGGTATCGAGATCTAAGCCGGCTCGTGGTGGATCGACCAAAATCGTGTTGCAGTCGAAGCTGGTTAAATCGATGCCCTTTAACCGATTGAATTCTCGAGTTCCCTTTAGCGCTTCGGTAAAATCTTCCGCCGCCATTCTAATAATCGTCACATTATCAATATTATTCGCTGCAATATTGTATTGCGCAGACTCAACAGAGGGCTTGGCTATTTCAGTGGCTAATACTTTATTGAAATTCTTGGCTAATGCCAGTGAGAAATTACCGTTGCCGCAATACAGCTCAAGCAAGTCACCACTGGCGTCTTTGGTAATATCTAATGCCCATTCAAGCATTTTTTGATTAATGCCGCCGTTCGGTTGGGTAAAGCTATTTTCGACTTGCTTATAAATAAGCTCGTTGCCAGCCACTTGTAATTTTTCGATCACATAGTCGCGGTCTAAACAAATCTTCTGTTTGCGGGCGCGGCCAATAATTTGTAAATTAAATTCTTTATTTAAACGCTCTTTTAATGCGATGGCTTCTTGTTGCCAAGCATCGTCAAGTTGGCGGTGGTAGAGCATTGACACGGTAATCTCACCGCTGAGAGTCGACAGGTAATCAATCTGAAATAATTTACGGCGTAATACCTGGTTGTCACGCAGCTCCGTCATCAATCTCGCCATTACATCATTAATCAGTTGTGACGCTGATGGGAATTGATCAACACGGACTTTTTCCTTGGTCTGCGAATCAAATACGATATGATAAAGGTCTTCATCTTGATGCCAAACTCGAAATTCAGCACGTAAACGATAATGAGAAGGTTCAGACGGATATGTTTCTAAGTTAGGAATCGTGAACTCTTTAAAGCGTTCAACCAAAAACTCAGATTTTTCGGTTAATTGCTGTTGGTAATTGGCGACGTCGACCTGACCTGGGATCATTTGGAATTCCTACAATGTTACAATCAATTTAAGGCGCAGATTTTAAGTCAATTGGATTATTTGTCCAGTCTAAACTGGGTGAATTGTGAGCAAAATAGCTCAAGTTCTAGTATTTGTTGCCGATAAAGGATGATAGGTTCAGTGCAGTTCAAATTAAAAAGGTGAACAAATGAATATTAACCCAGTCAATAGCGCAGCCAACCAGCATATTCACTCTGGCAAAGGGCACGATAAAGTGCACTCTGGCAAAGGACACGACAAAGTACAAAACGGCGCTGAACAACCTCAGGTAAACAAAACACAAAGCAGTGATGATAAAGTCACCGTAAGTTTCGATCGTAACCAAAAGTTAATTATTGGTGCAAAAATGCTGATGGCTTCACTAAACCAAAAGCTTACTATCGATAAATCGTTTTCGTACGAGTCGTTTTCTAGCACATCGGTCAGCATCAAAAACGGCCAAGCCTTGGATGAGATCGAGGTTAAACCTTTTGAGTTTGATTTTGAAGAAGTCGCCAAAAACGTGATGGATTTTGTGTCCGGTATTATTATTGGGGCAAGAGAAGGGGGCGCCAGTGATGAAAAACTTAATGAGCTGTTAAGTCAGGCACGCAGTGGCATTGATCAAGGATTTTCACAAGCGAGAGAAGAACTTAAAGGATTCGACATTTATACCAAAGATATTGAAGAGGGTATTAATAAAAGCTATGACGCCATCCAGAATTCTTTAACCGAGCTTGAGAATCAACTATTCCCGCAAGCCAGTGAGCAGCTAGTCCAGGGGATTAGTAATCAACAAATTGATTTACTGGAGCAGGAGCAAGCTAGCGTTTCTATTACCACTCAAGACGGCGACAGCATTAATATCAATTTTTCTAACCTTACGAGCTTGTCACAACAGCAACAAATAGCTGATGGCAAACTGAATCAGCAAATTAATTATAATCAAAGCAGCTCGTTTAGCTTTGAAATTGATGGCGATTTAGATCAAGACGAGCTTCAAGCGGTGACCAGCTTAGTAAAAGATATTAGCCAGCTCGCTGATGAATTTTTCAATGGTGATGTCGAAAAAGCGTGGCAACAAGCGCAAGAGCTAGGATTTGACGATCAAGAAATAGCTCAGTTTTCTTTTGATTTTAAAGAAGTAAAGCAAGTAGCAATCGTTGAACACTATAGCCAAGGTAGTAATGAATCGCCAATCGCGACTATTTCACCGTATATTAAAGACCTTAATAGTATTGCTAAGCAAGCCGATGGTTTGTTTGACAACGATAACCTAAAACAGTTAATGAATGATGTTGCCGACCAGCAGGTTAAACTAATCGAAGGATTGCAAGCGTCAGCGACTCAAGGCTTTAATGATTTTAATCAGCAGTTACTTAACGCATTGAACGATTAAGCTTGTGAAACCAGCGGCATTTGAGATAATTGGCGCTTATCGTTTATATCCTGTGTGGTGATTTTTTTGGCTGGTCAAATATTAATGTTCGATTCGGGGATCGGCGGCATAAGCGTTTTTCGCGAAATAAAGCAGTTGTTACCCAACATTTCCATTGATTACTTATTTGATAATCTTCATTATCCATACGGGCGCTTAAGTGAACGTCAGTTAGTTGATCGACTTGTCGAATTAATTGGTCAGGTGGTACAGCAAAACCAGCCTCAATTATTAGTTATCGCTTGTAACACGGCAAGTACCATTGCATTGCCCGCATTAAGAGCACATTTATCAATCCCTGTTATCGGGGTTGTGCCAGCGATAAAACCCGCCGCATTATTATCAAAAAATAAAGTAATTGGACTGCTTGCTACCCACGGGACTATTAATCGAGATTATGTTGCTCAATTAGCCGATTCATTTGCATCAGATTGTTCATTGATTAAGGTCGGAACCAACGAATTGGTCCTAATGGCTGAACAGGCCTTTCGAGGGCAGTCGATTGATTTGGAGCGATTAGCTAGCGTGTGCCATCCGCTGATTAATACGGTTGATACAATAGTATTAGGTTGTACTCACTTTCCCTTGCTAAAAAAGCAACTAACCATGGTGATACCGCAAACGGTAACATTAATCGATTCTGGCCAGGCGATAGCCAAGCGAGTTTATGCGCTGGCTAAAACAGAAAAGCTCGGTAACGAAGTACGCTACCGAGCTTTGTATACTAAAGTGTATCAAGACGAATCACTCGACCATTCATTAAAAAATGAAGGATTGAATGAGTTAGTACATATTAGTCGCTAGTTTGTGCTGGATTGTCTGGAGACGTCTTGTCTTTGGCTTCACGAACTTTTAGAACTCGTTCTTGAAATTCATTATCGTTTAATGAAGTCATCGCGACTTGAGCTCCTTGGCTATTCATCGTTACAAAGCCAAAACCTCGACGACGGCCGGTTTGCTTATCTTTGACTAACCTTACAGAATAAACTGAACCATAGTGTTCAAATAACTCTCGAACAATAGTTTCGTTGGCGCGATAAGGAAGGTTACCTACATATAGCGTTTGACGTTCATCTTCATCTTCATCGCTGTCGGCTGTAGTGATGGTTGGGCTCGCCGCGCTAGAAGGAGCCGTTAGTAAAAAGACTGTGGTGCCACCTAAAATAATCCCAATGGCAAA
Encoded proteins:
- the trmA gene encoding tRNA (uridine(54)-C5)-methyltransferase TrmA, translating into MIPGQVDVANYQQQLTEKSEFLVERFKEFTIPNLETYPSEPSHYRLRAEFRVWHQDEDLYHIVFDSQTKEKVRVDQFPSASQLINDVMARLMTELRDNQVLRRKLFQIDYLSTLSGEITVSMLYHRQLDDAWQQEAIALKERLNKEFNLQIIGRARKQKICLDRDYVIEKLQVAGNELIYKQVENSFTQPNGGINQKMLEWALDITKDASGDLLELYCGNGNFSLALAKNFNKVLATEIAKPSVESAQYNIAANNIDNVTIIRMAAEDFTEALKGTREFNRLKGIDLTSFDCNTILVDPPRAGLDLDTLKMIQGYENIIYISCNPDTLADNLSTLAQTHHIERFALFDQFPYTHHMESGVYLTKK
- a CDS encoding glutamate racemase is translated as MAGQILMFDSGIGGISVFREIKQLLPNISIDYLFDNLHYPYGRLSERQLVDRLVELIGQVVQQNQPQLLVIACNTASTIALPALRAHLSIPVIGVVPAIKPAALLSKNKVIGLLATHGTINRDYVAQLADSFASDCSLIKVGTNELVLMAEQAFRGQSIDLERLASVCHPLINTVDTIVLGCTHFPLLKKQLTMVIPQTVTLIDSGQAIAKRVYALAKTEKLGNEVRYRALYTKVYQDESLDHSLKNEGLNELVHISR
- a CDS encoding bifunctional adenosylcobinamide kinase/adenosylcobinamide-phosphate guanylyltransferase — protein: MYILYFGGQKSGKSALAEAKAIELATTKPVYLATYDNSYNDVAMQQRIDDHIDQRREYFETIEQPRDLPQVIEPGKTYLIDCVSMWIFNNIERSQELLIAELEQLFTLDANIVFVLNDVGSGVIPADKLSRRFVDLSGMLGQFIAKNCDEVFEVKYGLPRQFK
- a CDS encoding DUF1422 family protein, with protein sequence MATMSLQENKVLIFSLLAGASANATLAGLTLEQVSFSIFPIVACILAFYCMLDEYQSRALDGDIPVLTGASFLVGALGYSVFIRVAFPEIGNNFLPLMVCMAIIFYMFHKMGLFSK
- the thyA gene encoding thymidylate synthase; this translates as MKAYLDLMQQILETGSDKADRTGTGTRSIFGHQMRFDLAEGFPLVTTKKCHLRSIIHELLWFLNGDTNIAYLTEHGVKIWDEWADDNGDLGPVYGKQWRSWPTPDGQHIDQISELVKLLIDDPDSRRMIVCAWNVGELNQMALSPCHCLFQFYVADGKLSCQLYQRSCDVFLGLPFNIASYALLTHMLAQQAGLEVGEFIWTGGDTHLYSNHMEQVDLQLSREPRALPTLTINRKPDSIFDYKFEDFEISGYDPYPHIKAPVAI
- a CDS encoding TetR/AcrR family transcriptional regulator, with protein sequence MARHLNFDRQQTLIAAMELFWRQGYAQTSIADLVNHLGINRFSLYNTYGDKLALYRQALTCYLETVSRPSISQLLEQQAGSEQLISFIKKFIAAKRHNVNGCFIQNAVLECGLTDEVVLAHASNLFALLEQAFSQLITHAIVKGEMTDDIEPAKVSRFLVMQLQGIIALSKAQQFNIVDDSAEVLFDFINSLKHR
- a CDS encoding fatty acid desaturase; translation: MTKPPLLWGNVILFSTTLAATLLLIPWYQLSYGFEATIIVAAVLSLFFCGMSITAGYHRLWSHRTYQAHWSVRLFFAIGGAFALQNSALHWSSDHRTHHKFVDHNEKDPYSAKRGFWYSHIGWMLRNYDIATYDDYSNVRDLQKDPIVMWQHKYYLVLTLATNVGFTVLIGWLSGQMVASIIAVGFARLVCSHHFTFFINSWAHMWGDQPYTDKNTAKDNWLLAIFTHGEGYHNFHHIFESDYRNGIKWYHYDPTKWLISLLAWAGLATKLRITPPQKIEQAKLAMILQRSQQRLAQHHNVEELKLKLQQEYEQLVLKVNQFYQLKKKLFEDQKSLLLKEYDHMTINNQLKELNSAIKLQKKAWLKLANA
- a CDS encoding DUF5610 domain-containing protein, with product MNINPVNSAANQHIHSGKGHDKVHSGKGHDKVQNGAEQPQVNKTQSSDDKVTVSFDRNQKLIIGAKMLMASLNQKLTIDKSFSYESFSSTSVSIKNGQALDEIEVKPFEFDFEEVAKNVMDFVSGIIIGAREGGASDEKLNELLSQARSGIDQGFSQAREELKGFDIYTKDIEEGINKSYDAIQNSLTELENQLFPQASEQLVQGISNQQIDLLEQEQASVSITTQDGDSININFSNLTSLSQQQQIADGKLNQQINYNQSSSFSFEIDGDLDQDELQAVTSLVKDISQLADEFFNGDVEKAWQQAQELGFDDQEIAQFSFDFKEVKQVAIVEHYSQGSNESPIATISPYIKDLNSIAKQADGLFDNDNLKQLMNDVADQQVKLIEGLQASATQGFNDFNQQLLNALND
- a CDS encoding succinate dehydrogenase assembly factor 2; translated protein: MSLEKPRLRWACRRGMLELDVLFMPFVEDAWDELSTNDKQTFERLLECEDPDLFAWAMGHQKSDDPVLQAMMMFIVNRVKV
- the fabR gene encoding HTH-type transcriptional repressor FabR encodes the protein MGIRAQQKERTRRSLVDAAFNQLSAEHGFSNLSLREVAREAGIAPTSFYRHFKDMNELGLTLVDEGGLMLRQLMRKARQRIRKGGSVIRISTETFMEFVEQSPNVFRLLLQERSGNSAAFRQAVNREIRHFVEELTDYLVQNTELDKTLATIQCEAMLIIVFNAGAEALDMTLEAREGLAERVITQLNMIAIGSFQMSTSNLTDDNMES
- a CDS encoding RNA-binding protein; protein product: MKSNKLFPLIVTGMLAIAGFFILPIIDSSFADSSVVFAIGIILGGTTVFLLTAPSSAASPTITTADSDEDEDERQTLYVGNLPYRANETIVRELFEHYGSVYSVRLVKDKQTGRRRGFGFVTMNSQGAQVAMTSLNDNEFQERVLKVREAKDKTSPDNPAQTSD